From one Nothobranchius furzeri strain GRZ-AD chromosome 2, NfurGRZ-RIMD1, whole genome shotgun sequence genomic stretch:
- the LOC129160614 gene encoding gastrula zinc finger protein XlCGF8.2DB-like: MVKQPAPEELRPPLNQKDMEPLDMKQEEEEQLDEIKTDATNISFSAVSHQFKEEGREVLLSQFDQNQPKDRDLPTSSTTDQMKAESGREDCGGAKRTRNLDPKLYKDDSNSSETEVSQDEDDDQDGNNSDCQLKPFACKLCGKRFSVKSTLTRHKSIHTGQKPFACEFCGKRFSQKGSSKRHMRVHTGQKPFACELCGQGFSHKFSLNTHMRVHAEQKSFACELCGQKYKHKSNYDRHKKVHTGQDICACELCGQRFVRMEHLDRHMSVHTGQKPFVCELCGQRFIRKDHLDVHMRVHTGQKPFVCELCGQRFTQKVNLCTHTRVHTGQKPLPVSSVDRDLV; encoded by the coding sequence ATGGTGAAGCAGCCAGCTCCTGAAGAACTGAGGCCTCCTTTGAACCAGAAGGACATGGAGCCCCTCGACATgaagcaggaagaggaggagcagcttgatgagattaaaactgatgccaccaacatttcattctctgcagtttctcatcagtttaaggaagaaggaagagaagttctgttgtcacagtttgatcagaaccaacctaaagacagagatcttccaaccagcagcaccactgaCCAGATGAAAGCAGAAAGTGGTAGAGAGGACTGTGGAGGAGCAAAACGTACCAGGAATCTAGATCCAAAACTTTATAAAGATGATTCcaactcttcagagactgaagtcagccaagatgaagatgatgaccagGATGGAAACAATTCTGACTGTCAGCTAAAGCCTTTTGCTTGTAAGCTCTGTGGGAAACGATTTAGTGTGAAGTCAACTTTAACAAGACACAAGagtatccacacaggacagaagccttttgcctgtgagttctGTGGGAAAAGATTTTCCCAAAAGGGAAGCTCGaagagacacatgagagtccacacaggacagaagccttttgcctgtgagctctgtggacaaggaTTTAGTCATAAGTTCagtttaaacactcacatgagagtccacgcaGAACAGAagtcttttgcttgtgagctctgtgggcaaAAATATAAACATAAGAGTAATTATGACAGACACAaaaaagtccacacaggacaggatatatgtgcttgtgagctctgtggacaaagatttgttCGAATGGAACATTTAGACAGACACATGagtgtccatacaggacagaagccttttgtttgtgagctctgtggacaaagatttatccGAAAGGACCATTTAGacgttcacatgagagtccatacaggacagaagccttttgtttgtgagctctgtggacaaagattcacTCAAAAGGTAAATTTATGTAcacacacgagagtccacacaggacagaagcctttgcctgtgagctctgtggacagagatttagtgtaa
- the LOC129154858 gene encoding zinc finger protein 235-like isoform X1: MDTDVQPMVLVKEAPEEQSASEDQQDPEHFHIKEEQDELRTNQETDAARFPFTVDTIKSEDDEEKPLFSQLHQQQLEDRDVPTSSSADQKTAETRKYSNLFPHEQTSDSSETEVSRDDEEDNEVNIDSELSDTGDRVNDCNKSRSSESDVKSVNKSFSCPECGKLFLHKSSLQKHVRVTGHTAKRSSDCRVIRKCVGVKKQVHSCRKVQKGLKSYCCDDCGKRFRGISGLNRHMRVHTGEKPFACELCGQRFSRKTNLNSHMKVHTGEKPFACELCGQRFSRKASLNFHMRVHTGDKPFACELCEQRFNRKTNLNSHMRVHTEEEPFTCELCGQRFSQKEHLNSHKRVHTGHKPFVCELCGQRFSQTFNLNSHMRVHTGQKPFACELCGQRFSRKASVNSHMRVHTGQKPFICELCGQRFSHKTSLNIHMRIHTGQKPFACELCEQRFSHKTSINSHMRVHTGQKPFACELCGQRFSQKGSLNSHMRVHTGQKPFACEVCGKRFGHQASLNSHMSVHTGQKPFACELCGQTFGFKSNLNRHVRVHTGQKSL; the protein is encoded by the coding sequence ATGTTCAACcgatggtgctggttaaagaagctcctgaagaacagagtgctagtgaggaccagcaggacccagaacacttccacataaaggaggaacaggacgaACTTAGGACCAAtcaggagactgatgctgccaggtttccattcactgtagatactataaagagtgaggatgatgaagagaaacctctgttctcacagcttcatcagcagcaattggaggacagagatgttccaaccagcagctcagctgaccagaagaCAGCAGAAACTAGAAAGTACTCAAATCTTTTCCCTCATGAacagacatctgattcttcagagacggaAGTTAGtagagatgatgaagaggataATGAAGTGAACATAGACTCTGAGCTGTCTGACactggagacagagtcaatgacTGCAAcaagagcaggtcttctgagtcagatgttaagtctgtcaacaaatcctttagctgccctgagtgtggtaaaCTATTTCTCCACAAGAGTTCTCTCCAGAAACACGTCAGAGTGACGGGACATACGGCAAAAAGGTCTTCTGACTGTCGGGTTATTAGAAAATGTGTTGGAGTGAAGAAACAAGTGCACTCGTGCAGAAAAGTCCAGAAAGGACTAAAATCATATTGTTGTGacgactgtggaaaaagatttcggGGAATATCAGGTTTAAACaggcacatgagagtccacaccggagagaagccttttgcctgtgaactctgtggacaaaggtttagtcgaaagactaatttaaacagtcacatgaaagtccacactggagagaagccttttgcctgtgaactctgtggacaaaggtttagtcgcaaggcaagtttaaactttcacatgagagtccacaccggagataagccttttgcctgtgagctctgtgaacaaagatttaatcgaaagactaatttaaacagtcacatgagagtccacaccgaAGAGGAGCCTtttacctgtgagctctgtggacaaagatttagccaaaaggaacatttaaacagtcacaagagagtccatacaggacacaagccttttgtctgtgagctctgtggacaacgaTTTAGCCAAACTTTCAATttgaacagtcacatgagagtacaTACAgggcagaaaccttttgcctgtgaactctgtggacaaagatttagtcgtaAGGCAAGTGTAAattctcacatgagagtccacacaggacagaagccttttatctgtgagctctgtggacaaagatttagccataagacaagtttaaacattcatatgagaatccacacaggacagaagccttttgcttgtgagctatgtGAACAGAGATTTAGCCATAAGACAAGTATAAACAgtcatatgagagtccacacaggacagaagccttttgcttgtgaactctgtggacaaagatttagtcaaaagggaagtttaaattctcacatgagagtccacacaggacagaagccttttgcctgtgaggtctgtggaaaaagatttggtcatcaggcaagtttaaacagtcacatgagtgtccacacaggacagaagccttttgcctgtgaacttTGTGGACAAACATTTGGTTTTAAAAGCAATCTAAACCGTCAtgttagagtccacacaggacagaagtctctgtga
- the LOC129154858 gene encoding zinc finger protein 235-like isoform X2 — translation MVLVKEAPEEQSASEDQQDPEHFHIKEEQDELRTNQETDAARFPFTVDTIKSEDDEEKPLFSQLHQQQLEDRDVPTSSSADQKTAETRKYSNLFPHEQTSDSSETEVSRDDEEDNEVNIDSELSDTGDRVNDCNKSRSSESDVKSVNKSFSCPECGKLFLHKSSLQKHVRVTGHTAKRSSDCRVIRKCVGVKKQVHSCRKVQKGLKSYCCDDCGKRFRGISGLNRHMRVHTGEKPFACELCGQRFSRKTNLNSHMKVHTGEKPFACELCGQRFSRKASLNFHMRVHTGDKPFACELCEQRFNRKTNLNSHMRVHTEEEPFTCELCGQRFSQKEHLNSHKRVHTGHKPFVCELCGQRFSQTFNLNSHMRVHTGQKPFACELCGQRFSRKASVNSHMRVHTGQKPFICELCGQRFSHKTSLNIHMRIHTGQKPFACELCEQRFSHKTSINSHMRVHTGQKPFACELCGQRFSQKGSLNSHMRVHTGQKPFACEVCGKRFGHQASLNSHMSVHTGQKPFACELCGQTFGFKSNLNRHVRVHTGQKSL, via the coding sequence atggtgctggttaaagaagctcctgaagaacagagtgctagtgaggaccagcaggacccagaacacttccacataaaggaggaacaggacgaACTTAGGACCAAtcaggagactgatgctgccaggtttccattcactgtagatactataaagagtgaggatgatgaagagaaacctctgttctcacagcttcatcagcagcaattggaggacagagatgttccaaccagcagctcagctgaccagaagaCAGCAGAAACTAGAAAGTACTCAAATCTTTTCCCTCATGAacagacatctgattcttcagagacggaAGTTAGtagagatgatgaagaggataATGAAGTGAACATAGACTCTGAGCTGTCTGACactggagacagagtcaatgacTGCAAcaagagcaggtcttctgagtcagatgttaagtctgtcaacaaatcctttagctgccctgagtgtggtaaaCTATTTCTCCACAAGAGTTCTCTCCAGAAACACGTCAGAGTGACGGGACATACGGCAAAAAGGTCTTCTGACTGTCGGGTTATTAGAAAATGTGTTGGAGTGAAGAAACAAGTGCACTCGTGCAGAAAAGTCCAGAAAGGACTAAAATCATATTGTTGTGacgactgtggaaaaagatttcggGGAATATCAGGTTTAAACaggcacatgagagtccacaccggagagaagccttttgcctgtgaactctgtggacaaaggtttagtcgaaagactaatttaaacagtcacatgaaagtccacactggagagaagccttttgcctgtgaactctgtggacaaaggtttagtcgcaaggcaagtttaaactttcacatgagagtccacaccggagataagccttttgcctgtgagctctgtgaacaaagatttaatcgaaagactaatttaaacagtcacatgagagtccacaccgaAGAGGAGCCTtttacctgtgagctctgtggacaaagatttagccaaaaggaacatttaaacagtcacaagagagtccatacaggacacaagccttttgtctgtgagctctgtggacaacgaTTTAGCCAAACTTTCAATttgaacagtcacatgagagtacaTACAgggcagaaaccttttgcctgtgaactctgtggacaaagatttagtcgtaAGGCAAGTGTAAattctcacatgagagtccacacaggacagaagccttttatctgtgagctctgtggacaaagatttagccataagacaagtttaaacattcatatgagaatccacacaggacagaagccttttgcttgtgagctatgtGAACAGAGATTTAGCCATAAGACAAGTATAAACAgtcatatgagagtccacacaggacagaagccttttgcttgtgaactctgtggacaaagatttagtcaaaagggaagtttaaattctcacatgagagtccacacaggacagaagccttttgcctgtgaggtctgtggaaaaagatttggtcatcaggcaagtttaaacagtcacatgagtgtccacacaggacagaagccttttgcctgtgaacttTGTGGACAAACATTTGGTTTTAAAAGCAATCTAAACCGTCAtgttagagtccacacaggacagaagtctctgtga